The Pseudanabaena galeata CCNP1313 genome includes a region encoding these proteins:
- a CDS encoding sensor histidine kinase produces MGNISSPIRKLNYLTNRFLMPLLSLAVVFSLVLVALGSWNAWQISQSFNLKITPEFQLQRLSDEIIYLDEVLTMSAKMASSTGDLQWENRYRTFEPKLDAVIKQTIAIAPETYASHAIQTDKANIKLVAMENEAFNLIRQGKSQKALAILSSAEYEQQKRIYSEGMQLTSTALQSRVKSNLEFYGSTLSWSSLFSLLSLLILIVAWITILGLVYQYINYRKRTERKLLETKTKLEKTNESLGESETALRQKAEALEKAMHDLKLSQSQMLQNEKMSSLGLLVAGIAHEINNPVNFIYGNVKYIQEYVSDLFHFIGLYQKHYLEPVPEIQSALDSINLNFLQEDLLKILGSIKIGSERIQQIVLLLRNFSRMDQADLKKVDIHQGIDSTLQILEYYLKSKAEFDQIEIIKNYGDIPLVECYAGALNQVFMNILTNAIDALDEIKSSAIDPIAAEDPNLCQSGQIHIRTALIDTNWVEIVIEDNGMGMSTSVRDKIFDPFFTTKPVGKGTGMGMSISYQIIVEQHGGVIECYSELNQGTQFKIRIPLIQPPNPPKEFKLAAL; encoded by the coding sequence ATGGGAAATATAAGCAGCCCAATTCGTAAATTGAACTATCTAACCAATAGGTTTCTGATGCCGTTGCTCAGTCTAGCTGTGGTTTTTAGTTTGGTTTTAGTTGCGTTAGGCAGTTGGAATGCATGGCAAATCTCTCAGAGCTTTAATTTAAAAATCACTCCTGAATTTCAACTACAACGGCTAAGCGATGAGATTATCTATCTCGATGAAGTACTCACCATGTCTGCAAAGATGGCATCGTCAACAGGAGATTTACAATGGGAAAATCGGTATCGCACGTTTGAACCGAAGCTTGATGCAGTAATCAAACAAACTATTGCGATCGCTCCAGAAACCTATGCAAGTCATGCTATCCAAACTGATAAGGCAAACATCAAATTAGTTGCAATGGAAAATGAAGCATTTAACTTGATTCGTCAAGGAAAATCGCAAAAAGCTCTTGCTATATTATCTAGCGCAGAATATGAACAACAGAAACGGATTTATAGCGAGGGAATGCAACTAACTAGTACAGCTTTACAATCAAGAGTCAAATCCAACTTAGAATTTTATGGTTCCACTTTGTCATGGTCTAGTCTATTTAGTCTCTTAAGCTTGCTAATTTTAATAGTAGCTTGGATAACTATTCTAGGGTTAGTATATCAATACATTAATTATCGTAAACGTACAGAAAGAAAACTTTTAGAAACTAAAACAAAGCTAGAGAAGACTAATGAGAGTTTAGGAGAGTCAGAAACTGCTCTCAGGCAAAAAGCAGAAGCTTTAGAAAAAGCTATGCATGATTTAAAGTTGAGTCAATCTCAAATGCTGCAAAATGAAAAAATGTCTAGCTTAGGGCTGCTAGTTGCAGGAATTGCTCATGAAATCAATAATCCAGTCAACTTCATTTATGGCAATGTTAAATATATTCAAGAATATGTCAGTGACTTATTCCACTTCATTGGTTTATATCAAAAGCACTATTTAGAACCAGTTCCTGAAATACAGAGTGCTTTAGATTCTATCAATCTCAATTTTTTACAGGAAGATCTACTCAAAATCTTAGGTTCTATTAAGATTGGTAGTGAGCGAATTCAACAGATAGTTTTGTTATTGCGAAATTTTTCGCGGATGGATCAGGCTGATTTAAAAAAAGTCGATATTCATCAAGGTATTGATAGTACATTACAGATTTTAGAATATTACTTGAAATCTAAGGCTGAGTTCGATCAGATTGAAATCATCAAAAATTACGGGGATATCCCTCTAGTGGAATGCTACGCTGGTGCATTAAATCAGGTGTTTATGAATATCTTGACTAATGCCATAGATGCTTTAGATGAGATAAAATCTAGTGCCATTGACCCTATAGCAGCAGAAGATCCCAATCTGTGTCAATCAGGACAAATTCACATCAGAACTGCTCTGATTGATACAAATTGGGTAGAGATTGTAATTGAAGACAATGGCATGGGAATGTCAACATCAGTTAGAGATAAAATATTTGACCCATTTTTTACGACTAAACCTGTTGGCAAAGGTACAGGCATGGGAATGTCGATCAGTTATCAGATCATTGTTGAGCAGCATGGCGGAGTTATAGAGTGTTATTCGGAACTCAATCAAGGAACCCAATTTAAGATTAGAATTCCACTTATTCAACCACCAAATCCACCTAAAGAATTTAAATTAGCCGCACTCTGA
- a CDS encoding RNA-guided endonuclease InsQ/TnpB family protein — translation MYKAYKYRIYPTSEQETLLAKSFGYARWFWNYALNLCQETYKNTGKGLTRGYIQGLLPALKKEYEWLTEPYSQCLQVVALNLSTAYKNFFDKRAMLPKFKSKHGKQSISYPQNVKFDGDKISLPKIGLVHCQRHRGFDGTIKTVTVSRNPDGKHFVSVLVDDGKGNPELMPVDKAIGIDVGLTHFAITSDGSKFVNPRFFIKHQRNLKRKQQKLSKKKKGSQNRKKARLAVAKVHSKIARCREDFLHKLSRKIVNENQVIAVENLNIKGMVKNHNLAKAISDVGWGMFCTMLKYKAESEGRQYIEIDRWFPSSKTCHVCLNRVDNLTLDVRAWTCKHCGTLHDRDVNAAINIRNEALRILRLGSVRVISLGTSESACGGDVSRSGKTSVLLDAIPVESGSQRCTA, via the coding sequence ATGTATAAGGCGTACAAGTACAGAATCTATCCCACAAGTGAGCAAGAAACCTTGCTTGCAAAGTCTTTTGGCTATGCGAGATGGTTCTGGAACTATGCCTTAAACCTATGCCAAGAAACCTATAAAAATACTGGCAAGGGGTTAACTAGAGGGTATATACAAGGCTTACTCCCTGCACTCAAGAAGGAATACGAATGGTTAACCGAGCCGTATTCTCAATGCTTGCAAGTAGTCGCATTGAATCTATCCACTGCCTACAAAAATTTCTTTGACAAACGGGCAATGCTGCCTAAATTCAAGTCAAAGCATGGTAAGCAGTCAATTAGTTATCCCCAAAACGTCAAGTTTGACGGTGACAAGATTAGTTTACCTAAGATTGGGTTAGTCCACTGTCAGCGCCATCGTGGCTTTGATGGAACTATTAAAACTGTCACTGTTTCTCGCAATCCCGATGGTAAACATTTTGTTTCCGTCTTGGTTGACGATGGCAAAGGTAATCCTGAATTAATGCCAGTGGATAAAGCTATTGGTATTGATGTGGGATTAACCCATTTTGCGATTACCAGTGACGGCTCTAAATTTGTTAATCCTAGGTTTTTTATCAAACATCAACGCAACTTAAAGCGTAAACAGCAAAAGCTATCCAAGAAAAAGAAGGGTAGCCAAAACCGTAAAAAAGCAAGATTGGCTGTGGCAAAAGTTCACTCCAAAATTGCCAGATGTCGCGAAGATTTTCTGCACAAGCTGTCCCGCAAGATAGTAAACGAAAACCAAGTTATTGCAGTAGAAAATCTCAATATCAAGGGCATGGTCAAAAATCATAATCTAGCCAAAGCGATTAGCGATGTTGGCTGGGGTATGTTCTGCACAATGCTCAAATACAAGGCTGAAAGTGAAGGAAGGCAATATATCGAGATTGATCGATGGTTCCCTAGCTCTAAAACTTGCCATGTATGCCTAAATCGAGTTGATAACCTCACTCTTGATGTTAGGGCATGGACTTGTAAGCATTGTGGTACTCTCCATGACCGTGATGTAAATGCAGCGATAAACATTAGAAATGAAGCCTTGCGGATACTTCGACTCGGCTCAGTACGAGTTATCTCGTTAGGAACTAGCGAGTCTGCCTGTGGAGGAGATGTAAGTCGATCTGGTAAAACTTCGGTTTTGTTGGACGCTATCCCCGTTGAATCAGGAAGCCAGCGCTGTACCGCCTAA